The stretch of DNA CATTCGGTGGCGGTATTCACAATAAGCAAAACCTTGCCTTTGTATTTTTCCAGAGAGATCTCTTCACCTTTAATATTTGAGACCTTGTGATGATAGATATTTGTAATACTCATTATAAGCCTGCATATAATCGGGATCACCGACAGATTGAATAATATTTTCTATTTCCCAATCCTCCTTCGGATCATAGTTTTCTTTCAAACTATTGCCAAACACGCTTGCTATCGATTGCCAGAAGAAAGCGGTTAACCCATTTTTTAAGTCTTTCAATAACACATAACTGGTGCGTCCTGTTTCACGGTCAATCAATTTTATTAAAATAGCACCTTGTTTTATGGTCATATTGCGAATATCACGCTCAAAATTTCGCTTAATTTCATCTTCACACTGCTTCACCAACACCTTTCTTTCAGCATCATTCTTTGCCGACTTTAACTGCAATTCAAGTTGCTTATAACGGTACCCAGCATATTTTGCATAAGGCAACACTTTCAGCACGTCACGTTTAAGCTTGTTATATTTCTCTCGCTGACGGTCATTTTTCCAAATACGCAAGTCTGAAACCAGTACTTCTTTCAACCACATATGCGGAATAGTATCACCATTCATGATATAGGCCTGCATTACAATGGTATCATTCTTACTTTTTACCCACTGCTGTTGCGCATTCGCTGTTTTCACAGCGAAGAATAACAAGATCAATACCAGTGGTTTTAACAATTTCATTCGATTTAGAATATCAGCAAAGATAAGAGGATTGCCCTCTAACTTCAATCATAGATTACTTATACGATGTTTAATTCAACAAGTTCAATTATTCAGCCAAAAAACATTACAACGCATCGCCCATTAACTAAAGTATGTTAGGTTAATGATTGTGATTCACATTAAGGTTAAAAACAAGTTAAATTCCGTAAAAAATGAATAACTTTACCCATCCAACAACCCATGAGTTTAGTAACTTTTTTAGGATAAGTTTATCAACTAACCTCGGATCAATTTAAAACAAAAATCCGTTTAAAAACGTATAACTTATATAACTAATTACTAATAACTTACTTAGCCTGTGTTTACCACACACTGTTTAATTTTTTTATTCGATAACCATTGACAGGTTAATTCATTTATGAAGGAATTGGTAATAGACCTTGAAGCAGAGAAAACCGAGATTATTAAACGATACAGAGCTCTTTTACGCGCCTGCAAGCCCACTATGCAAAAAGGTGATAAAAGGGAAATTCGTAAAGCATTTGATATGGCATTGGAAAGCCATAAAGATATGCGACGAAAATCCGGAGAGCCTTATATTTATCATCCCATTGCCGTTGCCCAGATTTGCGCTGAAGAAATAGGTTTAGGTACTACTTCTATTGTTTGTGCTTTATTGCACGACACGGTAGAAGATACACACATGACGCTCGAAGATATTGAGCGTGAATTTGGCAAAAAAGTAGCTTCCATTATTGATGGACTTACAAAAATTGCCGGCGTTTTTGATCACACCAGTTCTATACAAGCAGAAAATTTCAGAAAAATGCTGCTTACCCTTGCTGATGATGTGAGGGTGATCTTAATAAAACTTGCCGATCGTTTGCATAATATGCGTACGATGGAGCATATGCCGCGCGACAAGCAATTAAAAATTTCTTCGGAAACAATTTATTTGTACGCTCCTCTTGCCCACCGTTTAGGTTTATATGCTATTAAATCTGAGCTGGAAGATCTGGCAATGAAATATACCGAAACGGCTACCTACAAATTTATTGCTCAAAAACTTGCGGAACGAAAAACCGAACGCAGCAAATACATAAAAGAATTCATCGACCCAATTAAAACAGCATTAACCGAACAGGGGCTGGTAGCTGATGTGGTGGGTCGCCCTAAGTCTATTCATTCCATTTGGAATAAAATGCGTTCAAAAGGCGTTCCTTTTGAAGAAGTGTATGACCTTTTTGCCATCAGAGTAATTCTTGATAGCACTCCTGAAGTAGAGAAAGCCGATTGCTGGAAAGCCTATTCAGTTATTACTGATCTGTACCTTCCTAACCCAGATCGATTGAAAGATTGGATCTCCAGTCCCAAAAGTAATGGTTATGAATCTCTTCATACCACAGTTATGGGCCCAAAAGGACGCTGGGTTGAGATTCAGATCCGTACGCAACGAATGAACGAAATTGCAGAGAAAGGATTTGCAGCTCATTGGAAATATAAAGAATCATCCAATGAAAGCGGGCTTGATCAATGGATTCAAAAGGTAAGAGAAACCTTGAATAGTACGGAGTCTAATGCGCTTGACTTCCTCGATGATTTCAAGATGAATTTATTTTCTGATGAAGTCTTTGCTTTTACTCCTAAAGGTTCG from Solitalea canadensis DSM 3403 encodes:
- a CDS encoding DUF4294 domain-containing protein; protein product: MKLLKPLVLILLFFAVKTANAQQQWVKSKNDTIVMQAYIMNGDTIPHMWLKEVLVSDLRIWKNDRQREKYNKLKRDVLKVLPYAKYAGYRYKQLELQLKSAKNDAERKVLVKQCEDEIKRNFERDIRNMTIKQGAILIKLIDRETGRTSYVLLKDLKNGLTAFFWQSIASVFGNSLKENYDPKEDWEIENIIQSVGDPDYMQAYNEYYKYLSSQGLKY
- a CDS encoding RelA/SpoT family protein encodes the protein MKELVIDLEAEKTEIIKRYRALLRACKPTMQKGDKREIRKAFDMALESHKDMRRKSGEPYIYHPIAVAQICAEEIGLGTTSIVCALLHDTVEDTHMTLEDIEREFGKKVASIIDGLTKIAGVFDHTSSIQAENFRKMLLTLADDVRVILIKLADRLHNMRTMEHMPRDKQLKISSETIYLYAPLAHRLGLYAIKSELEDLAMKYTETATYKFIAQKLAERKTERSKYIKEFIDPIKTALTEQGLVADVVGRPKSIHSIWNKMRSKGVPFEEVYDLFAIRVILDSTPEVEKADCWKAYSVITDLYLPNPDRLKDWISSPKSNGYESLHTTVMGPKGRWVEIQIRTQRMNEIAEKGFAAHWKYKESSNESGLDQWIQKVRETLNSTESNALDFLDDFKMNLFSDEVFAFTPKGSLIKLPNGATALDFAFEIHTDVGSRCIGAKVNHKLVPLSYKIQNGDQVEILTSAKQNPKEDWLNIVITAKAKSKIKSQLKEEKRKVAEDGKEVLERKMKSLKIPFNHDMLHKIANHYRIQSIQDLYYQVAVGKFDQNNLKEYLESERTPENKPVEKIEPQSLENYVKSIKKKVDDTLVIGDDLTKIDYKLAPCCNPIPGDDVFGFVTVSDGIKIHRTNCPNAVKLMSKFGYRIVKARWTNQQEIAFLAGIRIRGIDDVGVINNITKVISSDFKVNIRSITVDSNDGVFEGSIMVYVNDTDHLNNLIKQLSEAKGVLSVYRFDHMQS